The following DNA comes from Streptomyces sp. NBC_00273.
TCGCTCTCACCGCCGCAGGATTCTGGCTCTCCTACGCCCACCTCGCCGAAGTCGCGGGGCGGCACGGCCTCGGGACTTCCCCCACCCGCCAGTGGGCATGGCCCGCCACACTCGATGCCTTCATCGTCGCCGGCGAAGTGCTCATGCTCCGCGCCAGCCTCCGCCGGGAAACCGACGGGTGGGCGATCGCCCTCACCGCTGCCGGATCGCTGGGCTCCATAGCCCTGAACGTCGCCGGCGTCAGCAGGACCGACGGCGTCCCGGCCCCGGCGCTCGACTACGTCGTCGCCGCTGTCCCTCCAGCAGCCGCGCTCTTTGCCTTCGGCGTCCTCATGCGGCAGATCTACCGCCACGTCGCCGCCGAGGAGTCCCCCCACAGTCGTCGTCCGGTAGGGGAACCCTCAGCGCATCCCGCGAACTTGGACCGTCCCCGCGGGCACTCCGCCACACCGCAGCTCTCGGACCCGGAACGGCACTCGGGCCACGAGGGTGACCGCCCCACTCCGGCTGACGCCGGACAGGACGCATCAGGCGATGTGGCGGAAGAGACCGATCAAGTGGCGGAAGCCCACGTCCCGCCGAAGAAGCGCACCGGTCGCAAGCCCGCCGCCACCGACGACGAACTCCTCGCCGTTGCCCGCACCGCCCCGCTCGGACTCGAAGGACGCGCGTCAAGCCGCCACATCGAGACGGCTGTCCGTGCACGCGGCCTGCCTATCGGCAGGGACCGCCGGAACAAGATCACCCGACAGGTCCAGGCCGAACTCGACAGCGGCCAAGTGAACGCCTTGTAGGCCCCCGCGCATCCATCGCGGAGTGAAGTGGCGTCCGTATGCCCCATCCCCGCAGCACCGAAGCCGTTCCAGCCCGACCAACAGGACGCACGCTCTATGCACGACGACCCCACTGCCACAAATGCCCACGCCCACCGACAGGCGGCTCCTACCCAAGCCCGAGACGGAGCAAGTTATCCCTTTGGACACTCCACCATCGGCGGAGTGTCCAAAGGGCTCTCCGCCCCAGGGGCACGGAGCCTCGTCCGGCGCCGGGGGACGCCTGACGAGGAAGCTGCGACCGCCGGGCGGTCACAGTCGGGGGAAGAGCAACAGTCTTCGTTCGAACCCACGTACACCTCCGCTCCCCCTCCAGAGCCCCGTACACGACGCCGTACCCACAAACTCAGCCAGCGCTCCAAAGTGTGCAGCGTCCGTATGAACGACGCCGAGTACGCGCTCGTTGCGACCGCCGCCAAAGCTGTCGGCGTGACCGTCGCCGGCTTCTTCGCCAAAGCCGCCCTCAACGCGGCCCACGACCCTCAAACCAGCGCTGCGGCCATCGCCGGGCGTCGCGAAGCCGTCATCGAGCTGTTCACTGCCCGCAGGCACCTCGGTCAGATCGGCAACAACCTGAACCAGCTGACCCGCGCCATCAACTCCGGCGGCCGACCTACCGACATCCAACTCGACGTCGTACTCGACTCGGTCCGCCAGGCCTCCGCGCGCGTCCAGGACGCCACCGACCAGCTCCTCGAAGACGGCTAATACCTGCCCCACCGAGGTCCCCGAGATCAACCGTCCCCGCGTGTTGTCCCCATTCGCGCGGTCGGTCCGCGTCAACGCTCCAGGACGACGTCGAGGTGTTCTTGCACCGGCTCGAACAGGCGGTACGGGACGTACTCGGGGATGTCGGCGTGGGCCACCCAAGCGAGTTCGGCCAGCTCGTCGGTGTCCGCGACGTACGCGTGGCCGCCGGCCACCTCGCAGGCTGTGTACGACATCAGACGGCTCGTGTCTGGGTGGACCCGTTCCCCCAGCGGTTTCAGCGCCCTCACGGCGAGGCCGGTCTCCTCCAGGGTCTCGCGTACGGCGGCCTCCTCCCGGGCTTCGCCCGGCTCGACCCCACCGGCGGGGAACTGCCAGGAGAGCCGCCCCTCGCTGAGCCGACGCCGCACCATGAGGACGCGGCCTTCGTACACCACGACGGCCGCTGCGATGGCCGGTCGACCTTCAGCGTTCTCCTGCTCCACGTTGCTCCTCCAGATCGGGTGGGCCAGCTGCCCCGAGGGGCGATACCGGCACGTTCACTGCGGATCGGCCCCGGTCCGGAGGAGCGGAGCGAGCAGATCGACCGCCTCCTCCCAGGGGAAGCGGTCGGCGCCGCCGCCGGACTTCGGACGGTGGGGCTCGTAGCTGCCGATCAGCACGCCCATCTCCCGGAGCTCGTCGATGCTGCGCCGGTAGGCCCGGTGGGCGGCGAGCGCGGTGTTCACGTAGGGCAGCAAGACCGTGGGGACGCCCATGCCGGGGGCTTCGCAGAGGATGCCGAGCGCCAGGTTGTCGGCGAAGCCGGCGGCCCACTTGTTGACCGTGTTGAACGTGGCCGGTGCGACCGCGATGGCATCGGCCCGCGGGTAGGTCCGCGCCTCGCCGGGCGAACGCCAGGCGGACCTGACCGGGTACCCGGTCTGCTCTTCGATCGCCAGGGTGTCGAGGAACTCGAGACCTTGTGGCGTGGCGATCACCCCCACCTCCCAGCCCCGTTCCTGCGCTGCGGTGATTAGTCTACCGACGTCGCCGGCGATCCCGGCGGCGCAGACGACGACGTACAGGAAGGGCTTGGGCTGCGGCTCGGTCACAGCGGGGACTCCCAGTCGGCAGCTGAAGTGGTGGAGCTCCGGCAGCGTACGTCGACGGTCCCGGGCTGCCATGTCGGCGACCAAGTCCCGGACGGCTGGGCGTCGCACCCCCCTGGCTCGCAGGTCTCCGCGATCCGCAGGACCTGGCAGCCGGAGGCGAGGCGGCCCTGGTGCGCGTAGGCACGGGCGGCTTCGACCCACAGGGCGGCTCGGCTTTCGAGTACCGGGATGTGGCGAAGCGTGTGCGGGCGCGGTGTCGTTGCGTTGCCCAGGCCGCCAGCCACGACCCAGCCATCCTCTCGCCGAAGCCACCCAGCATCGGGAGCTGGACAGCGCCTCATCCATCAGCGATCGACCAGTCTGGCGCTTCGCCCGGTCCCCGAAGCCCGGATGGTCATGGACGTACTCCCGCACATGACCGAGGAAGATCGCGCCGAGTACGAGCGGCTGTGCGCCATAGCCGCTCCGAATGGCGGCATTCATCTCGCCTACGAGGACTGACCGCCCCCACCGGGCAACACCGCGCGACCGGTGGCCAGGAACCCTCCCGGCCACCGATCCCTTTCGGTGCTTGCGGCTGCCGCCAAGGGCAGAAAGCACTGCTTCGCGACAGGGCGACCGGAGCCGCACGGGACCACCCCGTTCAACCACATCTTCCGCTCTCTTTGCCTCTGTGCAGCAGATAGTCCGCGACCACGCCACTGTCTTGAGGCGGCCGCCACTCAGCGAGCAGGCTGTTCCCCCAAATGAGACAAGACCTCTGCCACCGATAGGTCGTAGTGGTCCTTGTCTCCTTCCCAGCGGGCCATGACCGCGACCGCCGCTTCGGCCATATCCGCAGGCAACCTGGCGGCGCGGAGCGTTTCGGCGATGTCCTCCATCTCCGGCGCCCAGCGCCAGGCGCGTGCGGCCACGCTGGGCAGGTATCCGGGGTCGGAGAGGATGTTGGACGCCATCACCTGCGCCTCGACCGTGAGCTCGTCGCCGACGCCGTGAGCGTCGGCCAGCGCGTGGGCCACGCCGGCGAGGGTGCGGGCGGCCTTCTGGTAGCTGGCGAACGCCATCTTCAATGCGGAGGCTGAGCCGACGCTGCCGCTCGCGCGGCGGACGTGCAATGCGGTGTCCTTGAACACGGGCTGCACCGTGTCCACGGCCTGGGCTTCGCCGGCGAGGTAGAGGCGAGCAGCCCGCTGGCCACCGGGCGGCGGGCCGAAGATCGCACCGTCGAGGACCATGGCGCCCGGCCTGATCTCCTCCGCGATTCGCTGCATTCGCTGGGGGTTGATCGCGTTGGCGTCCACGTACACCCCGGCGAAGGCGTGGCCGGCGACCGTGGTCGCCACGTCTTCGGCGGCCTGCGGAGGACAGATGGACAGAACGATCTCACTCCGTTCCAGCGCCTCATCGAGCGAGTCACACGCGGTGGCGCCGACTTCCTTCGCGCGTCGGCGGGTCGCGTCGCTGCGGCCTTCCGGCACCCACAGCACCTCGTGGCCTGCCTTGACGGCTTGGGCGGCGACGGCCGCGCCCATGGCGCCAGGGTGCAAGAGGGTCACGGTCGTCACTGGCTGCCTCCTGGCGGGAGCTGAGCGGGCATGCGTTCCTGATGAGCAATGATCACCTCACGAAGGCCGATCGCGGCAGGTGATCCGGCCCCGGGATGCAGTGCGAGCTGACGGCTGAAGTGGCCGATCCGGCGGTCGACGCTCTCGGTGCGGCGCCGGGCGCTGACCCCAAGGACGGCGTGGATCTGGGTCGCCGCCCCGTCGATGTCTCCTCGGCCCAGCCGAGCCATGGCCAGGTCCATGCGGGCCAGGGACATCTCGCCGAGTCTCTGTTGCTCCGGCGGCGCTGACTGGAACATCTCCACAGCTTCGTCGGCGCGAGCCTCGGCATCGCTGAGGTGTTGGGTGCCTGCCAGCCAGAGGTGCGTGCTGCTGGAGTAGAAGAGTTGCTTCTCGACGGGGAAGGCCATCATCCCGCCGGGCAGTTCGTCCCCCTCAGCGAGACGCTCTCGCAGGTGGTCGGCGGCGCTGAGGGCCGCCAGGGCATCGCTGCCCCTGTTGAGCTGGCCGTAGGCGCGTGCCTTGATGCTCTCCAGCCGGATCTGCGCCGTGCCGGACTCCGGGGTGAACGCGCTTCCGGAGTCCGCAAGGCGTACGGCGTCTACGGGGCGGCCGTCCCAGTACGCGATCAGTGCCTGGAGTCCGCGTACCCAGGAGCGTAGTCCGTTGTGCCCCGCGAGTTCGCCGAACAGGAAGGCGGTACGGGCTTGTGTCTCGGCCGCGTCGTAGCGGCCCAGGTCGAAACTGGCGTTCGCCAGAACGCCGCACAGGACGCCCGCGCCCACGTAGAGGTCGGAGGTGTACCGCGGTGGCTGACGTCCTTCGAGAAGTTCGAAGGCGCGGTCTCGGAGGGCACGGACCTCGCGGAACAGGGGCCCGACGGGCCGGTTGGGGTACGTCATGACGAGGCGGCGGATGTCAGCTTCCAGCTGCTCCAGAGTGTGCGGTCCCACGTTGCTGCTCTCTGCCCTGGCCGCGAACTGCGCCGACTCATTCGCCGCCGCCATGACCACGTCTTCAAGGCCGTACTCGGATGGATCCGCTGCATCGCGGTCGTCAGCCGCTGGGCGGTGTGGGGAAGGGCCCGGCTTGGACTCCGCAGGCCCGAGGATTCGGGTGGCCGGGATGCCCGGAAACATGAACTCCAGGACGCGGCGGGCGACGGTCTGTGGGGTCCGGACCTCGCCATGCGCGTACCGGAAGAACTGCCGCTTCTCAATCGTCGCGGTCGCGATCGAGGACGGCCCCTCCAGCTCAGCTAACTGCTTGGCCGCCTGTTCGTACCGTCGTTTGAAGACCTGGTAGTCCTGCCAGCCCCGCTGATTGATCAGGGTCTGGAAGAGGGTCGGTCCTGATGGCTCCACAGCCGCTCCCTCATGCCGGGGTTCCTTGTCCGGCATCCACGCTAGACATCAACAGCCGCCGATCGAAGATCTGTTGTCCAGAAAATCCAGGTGGACGGTGAATAGACATCGGTTAGGCACGAAAGGGCCGCGTTCGGCGTCGTTCAGGGCCTCGTTCAGGCGGGAGCCGCCGTGAACACTTCGTCTTCGCCCCGGCAAGACAGCGCCCTGCGCGGCCGAGTCTCCGTCGCGGCAACGCAAGTCAGGTAGCCCAGGAGGCCCGCTCATGGCAGCGCACCACCAGCTCACGTTCACCGTCGCCCGAACGGCAGCCGCCGCCCAGCAGGCACGACACCGCGTCGTGGCCGAGATCCGCTCCTGGGGCATATGGCTCGACGCGGAGGCGCTGGCCGGAATCGAGCTGGCGGCTGGCGAGCTGATCACCAACGCCGTGAGCCACACCGCGTCGGGGCCGGTCACCGTCAGCGTCTACCAGGAGGGGCCTGTGCTTGCGGTCGAGGTGCATGACGCTACGAAGGCGCTGCCGCGACCGGAGCCCTTGAGCGGGAGTGCCGAGTCCGGGGGCGGTCTGTATCTCGTATCCGAGCTCGCCGACCGCCAGGGTGCCGAGCTGACGGCGATGGGCAAGCGCTGCTGGGCGGAGTTCGATCTGCCCCGCAGCGCAGGTGATCGACCGGCGGATCAGGACAGCCATCGTGATCGGCGTCTGCCCCACGACCATGCTGCCGACGTGGCTGATCGGGCGGTGACGAGGGTTCGTACACCGGCAGCTGGAGCGCCATCGCACACCCGAACGAGGGCCAGGCGCCGGACTGTAGCCCCGGCAGCAGGGCGGCCCTTGCGGGCCAGCCCATCGACTGAATGACGCTGATTTGACCGCAAGTTGGGGGCCTAGACTCGTGGGCTTCCCCGGGACACCGACTTTCGCGGTCGACCACGGAACAAGCAGTCCCCGGCCCTCTACGGGGCCGGCCCACGAATCAGCTCCTGTACCAAGTGGAGGTTGTCGCTATGCCCGAGAAGGTCACGAAGGAAAAGGTCCTCGTCTACGTCGTGCGCGACGGGCGCCTGTTGGTGTTCCGCCACACCGACTACTCCTACGAGGAGGTCGGTATCCAGGTCCCCGCGGGCAGCATCCGCCCCGGGGAGACCCCGGAGGCCGCCGCCCTGCGCGAGGCGCGCGAGGAGACCGGCCTGTCGGACTTCAAGATCGTCCGCAAGCTCGGCGAGACCGAGTACGACATCAGCCCGTACCGGTTCGAGATCCAGCACCGGCACGTCTTCCACCTGGAGCTCACCGAGCCGACCCCGGAGCGGTGGATGAGCCAGGAGGACCACGACGGCGAGCAGGAGCCGACTCATTTCGAGTGCTTCTGGATCCCGCTGGAGGCCGCGCACATTCTCCAGTCCGGTCAGGGCGCGCTGCTGGGGCGTCTGTCCGACTAGTCAGTCATTCGGTCACGGCAGCATAGGAAGGGGCAGCCGATGAACCTCAGCACAGAACAGCGCCACACGATCGACGGGCTCTACCAGAGCCTGGACGCCGATGACACCAGCACCGCGGTGTCGGTCATCGTCAAGACGCGCGGCGAGACGTGCGACATCGACTGCCTCTACTGCTACGAGAAGCGCAAGGAGGCCCCTGGGGGTGCCAGGGTCAGCGCCGACCAGATCAGGCGCCTGGCCAGCATCTTCAAGGGCCGCAAGCTCGCCGTCGAACTCCATGGCGGCGAGCCCCTGACCGCGGGGCGGGAGCACATCGGCGAGATCCTCGCGGAACTGGCCGGCATGCCGCAGGTCGTCCGCGTCAATCTGCAGACCAACGGTGTCCTGCTCGACGCCGACTGGATCAACATGTTCGACGACCTCTGCCCTGACCTCCGGATCGGCATCTCCCTCGACGGTGACGCCCAGGGCAACGCCTGGCGTGTCGGCTACGACGGCAAGCCTGTGTACCCGCGCGTCGTCGCCGCCCTGAACCTACTCGCGGAGCGGGGCCGGAGCGTCGGTGTGATCGCCGCGGTTACCCCGGCGGTGCTGGACCGTGCCGAAGAGGTGCTGGACCACCTCGCCGGCTTCGGTTCGGTCAACGCGATCAGCTTCGTACCCTGCTTCGACTCCACGATCCGCCGTTCCACGGCCCTGCCGAGCAGGCGCAAGTCGGCGAGCCGACTGCTTCAGCAGGCTGCCGTGAACGCAGCCGATGGCCCGGCCTGGGCGATCCGTCCCGACGAGTACGCCCAGTTCGTCCTTGCCGCCACCGCTCACTGGATCACCGCCGGACACTTCGCCCGCATCAAACTGGAACCGGCCGTCTCCACGGTCCGGCGATTACGGGGGCTGACGACAGGCTTCTGCCACTTCTCCGACCTCA
Coding sequences within:
- a CDS encoding DUF2637 domain-containing protein, whose amino-acid sequence is MTTTSHRTQTAERYALAIAGCVIVALTAAGFWLSYAHLAEVAGRHGLGTSPTRQWAWPATLDAFIVAGEVLMLRASLRRETDGWAIALTAAGSLGSIALNVAGVSRTDGVPAPALDYVVAAVPPAAALFAFGVLMRQIYRHVAAEESPHSRRPVGEPSAHPANLDRPRGHSATPQLSDPERHSGHEGDRPTPADAGQDASGDVAEETDQVAEAHVPPKKRTGRKPAATDDELLAVARTAPLGLEGRASSRHIETAVRARGLPIGRDRRNKITRQVQAELDSGQVNAL
- a CDS encoding plasmid mobilization protein — encoded protein: MCSVRMNDAEYALVATAAKAVGVTVAGFFAKAALNAAHDPQTSAAAIAGRREAVIELFTARRHLGQIGNNLNQLTRAINSGGRPTDIQLDVVLDSVRQASARVQDATDQLLEDG
- a CDS encoding NUDIX hydrolase, which encodes MEQENAEGRPAIAAAVVVYEGRVLMVRRRLSEGRLSWQFPAGGVEPGEAREEAAVRETLEETGLAVRALKPLGERVHPDTSRLMSYTACEVAGGHAYVADTDELAELAWVAHADIPEYVPYRLFEPVQEHLDVVLER
- a CDS encoding flavoprotein, with product MTEPQPKPFLYVVVCAAGIAGDVGRLITAAQERGWEVGVIATPQGLEFLDTLAIEEQTGYPVRSAWRSPGEARTYPRADAIAVAPATFNTVNKWAAGFADNLALGILCEAPGMGVPTVLLPYVNTALAAHRAYRRSIDELREMGVLIGSYEPHRPKSGGGADRFPWEEAVDLLAPLLRTGADPQ
- a CDS encoding NAD(P)-dependent oxidoreductase; translated protein: MTTVTLLHPGAMGAAVAAQAVKAGHEVLWVPEGRSDATRRRAKEVGATACDSLDEALERSEIVLSICPPQAAEDVATTVAGHAFAGVYVDANAINPQRMQRIAEEIRPGAMVLDGAIFGPPPGGQRAARLYLAGEAQAVDTVQPVFKDTALHVRRASGSVGSASALKMAFASYQKAARTLAGVAHALADAHGVGDELTVEAQVMASNILSDPGYLPSVAARAWRWAPEMEDIAETLRAARLPADMAEAAVAVMARWEGDKDHYDLSVAEVLSHLGEQPAR
- a CDS encoding ATP-binding protein; this encodes MAAHHQLTFTVARTAAAAQQARHRVVAEIRSWGIWLDAEALAGIELAAGELITNAVSHTASGPVTVSVYQEGPVLAVEVHDATKALPRPEPLSGSAESGGGLYLVSELADRQGAELTAMGKRCWAEFDLPRSAGDRPADQDSHRDRRLPHDHAADVADRAVTRVRTPAAGAPSHTRTRARRRTVAPAAGRPLRASPSTE
- a CDS encoding NUDIX hydrolase codes for the protein MPEKVTKEKVLVYVVRDGRLLVFRHTDYSYEEVGIQVPAGSIRPGETPEAAALREAREETGLSDFKIVRKLGETEYDISPYRFEIQHRHVFHLELTEPTPERWMSQEDHDGEQEPTHFECFWIPLEAAHILQSGQGALLGRLSD